One window of the Helicoverpa zea isolate HzStark_Cry1AcR chromosome 7, ilHelZeax1.1, whole genome shotgun sequence genome contains the following:
- the LOC124631861 gene encoding uncharacterized protein LOC124631861, with translation MDPIKLASGDNKIAITSRQVYDTKAYEAEDDKQSPNCDEVQTESDIEKVGQSDVTPQMIDDNEAKMKERIAQCKNIIESLKIELNEEKAKLEKQSLKNCQRVSESPSKCTTSYQCVSSSNAFAGDLTYNTNLYRECVDSKLTCDENLIEYEKQLQKYQNTLNMAQIEKKNAIRKQMLAKAYRLKLLEVENQCNIELLRVKQSLQCLEPLQMIASKWKTNTDEMYDVNSFELIPRYPELNANSSSDITSYELEIKTATERIENVAKEDSVFSD, from the coding sequence ATGGATcctataaaactagcttctggcGATAATAAAATTGCTATTACTTCAAGACAAGTCTACGACACGAAAGCATATGAAGCTGAAGATGATAAGCAATCACCTAACTGTGACGAGGTGCAGACAGAAAGTGATATTGAAAAAGTAGGACAAAGTGACGTCACACCACAAATGATTGATGATAATGAAGCCAAAATGAAGGAGAGAATAGCgcaatgtaaaaatattattgagtcACTAAAGATTGAACTTAACGAAGAAAAGGCGAAATTGGAAAAACAAAGTCTCAAAAACTGTCAACGTGTATCGGAATCTCCGTCAAAATGCACAACTAGCTACCAGTGTGTATCATCCTCTAACGCATTTGCAGGTGATCTGACATACAATACCAACTTATACAGGGAATGCGTGGATAGCAAACTAACTTGTGATGAAAACTTAATAGAATATGAGAAACAATTACAGAAATATCAAAATACCCTCAATATGGCccaaattgaaaagaaaaatgctatAAGAAAACAAATGCTAGCTAAAGCTTATCGACTAAAGCTTTTAGAAGTCGAAAACCAATGCAATATAGAACTGTTAAGAGTTAAGCAAAGTTTACAATGCCTCGAACCTTTGCAAATGATCGCTAGCAAGTGGAAAACTAATACTGATGAAATGTATGATGTAAATAGCTTTGAGTTGATCCCGAGATATCCAGAACTTAACGCTAATTCTAGTAGTGACATCACCTCCTACGAACTGGAGATAAAAACAGCGACAGAAAGAATTGAAAATGTTGCTAAAGAAGATTCCGTCTTTTCAGACTGA
- the LOC124631605 gene encoding ATP-dependent (S)-NAD(P)H-hydrate dehydratase — MVLSQGLATRFRNHFRSLSSLHKMEDSFLMKNIKACIPPLDLSSHKGQAGRIGVIGGSLEYTGAPYFAGISALRVGADLSHIFCTKDSAAVIKSYSPELIVHPLLDWPNSVQEISVWFERLHAIVIGPGLGRLKETFNVVVELIEVIREKRIPLLIDADGLFLINEKIHLLKDFMSPVILTPNKIEFERLCAKTNGPSGLSQLGKYVTVFKKGAEDEVYSVDPAVQWKSNVGGSGRRCGGQGDLLSGAIATMMNWTLANKDKIEIETCDKVLLASSLSCYGASRLIRLCNEKAFAKKGRSMVASDMVEHIHESFEELFGQ; from the exons ATGGTGTTGTCCCAAGGTTTGGCGACAAGATTTAGAAATCATTTTAGGTCCTTGAGTAGTTTACATAAAATGGAAGATTCGTTTTTGATGAAAAACATCAAGGCGTGTATTCCGCCTTTAGATTTAAGCAGTCACAAAGGCCAAGCAGGAAGGATAGGAGTTATAGGAGGATCACTAGAGTACACAGGCGCACCATACTTTGCGGGGATAAGTGCATTGAGG GTTGGAGCAGACTTAAGTCATATATTCTGTACAAAAGATTCAGCTGCTGTTATAAAGTCATACAGTCCAGAGCTAATAGTGCATCCCTTATTAGATTGGCCAAATTCTGTTCAAGAAATTTCAGTATGGTTTGAACGACTCCATGCTATAGTTATTGGACCAGGACTGGGTAGATTGAAAGAAACATTTAATGTAGTTGTTGAATTAATAGAGGTCATAAGAGAGAAGAGGATTCCACTGCTTATTGATGCTGATGGGTTATTTTTGATAAATGAAaagatacatttattaaaagatTTTATGTCTCCAGTTATATTGACACCAAACAAAATAGAGTTTGAAAGGCTTTGTGCCAAAACAAATGGGCCTTCAGGGTTAAGCCAGTTGGGCAAATATGTGACTGTATTTAAAAAGGGTGCTGAAGATGAAGTTTATAGTGTAGATCCTGCAGTCCAATGGAAATCGAATGTTGGAGGATCTGGCAGACGCTGTGGTGGGCAAGGAGACTTGCTCTCTGGTGCTATCGCTACCATGATGAACTGGACTTTAGCCAACAAAGACAAAATAGAAATAGAGACATGTGATAAGGTATTATTAGCTTCATCCCTGTCTTGCTATGGTGCAAGCCGTCTGATACGATTATGCAATGAGAAAGCTTTTGCAAAAAAAGGAAGAAGTATGGTAGCTTCCGATATGGTTGAACACATCCATGAGTCTTTTGAAGAATTGTTTGGTCAATAA
- the LOC124631604 gene encoding 26S proteasome non-ATPase regulatory subunit 5, which yields MSTEDTEQYRQFIERLQKEEHRPAALNDIKNLLAYKPAGEAITTIRDVGISKIVQCLNVPNTSHVDLTCEVLRVCFEKFQPGDVVKNYTSHIMYLLRHGNSCVRRLAIDQVQKAVTTSPTTLPVPQYIDVYVAVAQLVSDPDISVANSAVLITSNLPHEAYSKVLEEMRIALEYNSSSKCNVFEVVVHISTKSYELFKLCADLKYVDFMISELQTDDVLYQVNILELLSRLIIKPHGINYLVKNGALQRILGHVTELQNNPLRGLLIPGYMKFFGCIAHSYPKEIFEKHSAVFDTLFEAIESGDQTVLPVALDTLGFIGTTVEGKLCLAALGIRYTQAVDHVSQLIRNSDTETKIRALHCFAGLMSIDKDPSVSKNTPVDHRVTLMTREWFRTLDPKPMETLFDICKNPFPDIRQAAFILLDAVCQHQWGEEMVARAAGFIEFLLDRSIVYTKETNEAKYDIIKRLANSPAFDSTIIGRLHTYVEQGPFYSESQLEVAMEEGD from the exons ATGTCGACTGAGGATACAGAACAGTATCGCCAGTTCATAGAGAGATTGCAGAAAGAAGAACATAGACCGGCTGCACTGAATGATATCAAAAACTTGTTGGCATATAAGCCTGCAGGCGAGGCTATCACTACCATAAGAGATGTTGGGATATCTAAAATCGTTCAATGTCTAAATGTACCTAACAC ATCTCATGTAGATTTAACATGCGAAGTTCTAAGGGTATGCTTTGAGAAGTTTCAACCTGGAGATGTGGTGAAGAACTATACAAGTCATATCATGTACTTGCTTCGTCATGGAAATAGTTGTGTGAGGAGACTAGCTATTGATCAA gtacagaaggCAGTTACTACTAGTCCTACAACATTGCCGGTACCACAATACATTGATGTGTATGTAGCAGTGGCTCAATTAGTCAGCGATCCAGATATTAGTGTTGCCAATTCAGCTGTGTTGATAACATCTAACTTGCCACATGAGGCTTATAGTAAAGTTTTGGAAGAGATGCGGATTGCCCTTGAGTATAATAGCAGCAGCAAGTGTAATGTTTTTGAG GTTGTGGTCCATATCTCAACAAAATCCTATGAGCTGTTTAAACTGTGTGCTGACCTGAAATATGTGGATTTCATGATATCAGAACTACAAACTGATGATGTACTGTACCAAGTCAACATTCTAGAACTGCTATCAAGGTTGATTATCAAACCTCATGGCATCAATTATCTTGTAAAAAATGGAGCACTGCAGAGAATTTTGGGTCATGTTACAGAGTTGCAGAATAATCCTCTTCGTGGGTTGTTGATACCAG GATACATGAAGTTCTTCGGGTGCATTGCTCACAGTTACCCTAAAGAAATATTTGAGAAACACTCAGCAGTTTTTGATACACTATTTGAAGCCATTGAATCTGGTGACCAAACTGTTTTACCTGTTGCATTGGATACTTTGGGATTTATTGGTACAACTGTGGAAGGAAAGTTATGCTTGGCTGCACTag GTATCAGATACACGCAGGCTGTGGATCACGTCAGTCAGCTCATCAGGAATAGTGACACTGAAACCAAGATTCGTGCTTTGCACTGCTTTGCTGGCCTTATGAGCATTGACAAAGATCCTAGTGTGTCCAAAAACACACCTGTTGACCACAGGGTGACCTTAATGACTAGAGAATGGTTTAGAACTTTGGATCCTAAGCCTATGGAAACCTTATTTGATATCTGCAAAAACCCATTTCCTGATATAAGACAAGCTGCATTTATATTGTTGGATGCAGTTTGTCAACATCAATGGGGTGAAGAAATGGTTGCTCGAGCTGCAG GTTTCATTGAATTTCTTCTAGATCGTTCCATAGTTTATACAAAGGAGACCAATGAAGCTAAGTATGATATAATTAAAAGGCTGGCCAATTCACCAGCATTTGATTCTACTATTATTGGGCGACTTCATACTTATGTAGAGCAAGGTCCATTTTATTCTGAAAGTCAGTTGGAAGTTGCAATGGAAGAAGGAGACTGA
- the LOC124631607 gene encoding dnaJ homolog subfamily C member 9 codes for MGLLELCEKYFQTTNLYEVLQIPETASDKEVKKAYHKLSLKVHPDRVEEDEKLEATEKFKVLGSIHEILTDKDKRSIYDETKSVDDDDFNVIVDRDWGIYWRCLFKKITDEDIRAYEKEYVGSEVERQDIKQVYLTAKGDMNYIVDHVQFARTDQEPRIREIVNEMIKTGEVPEYKIFTHEPASRRQKRIAKEKKEAKLAEEMQKELNLSSGPNSLELTIKQKQKERANQIDSFIENLAAKYGGGSKKTATKRKGTPKTETTTKNKRRK; via the exons ATGGGTCTCCTCGAACTTTGTGAAAAGTACTTCCAAACCACTAACTTATACGAAGTTTTACAAATTCCTGAAACTGCCTCAGACAAAGAAG TGAAGAAAGCATACCACAAGTTGTCACTAAAAGTACATCCCGACAGAGTTGAGGAAGATGAAAAGCTGGAAGCAACTGAAAAATTTAAAGTGTTGGGAAGTATTCATGAGATCCTTACTGACAAAGACAAGAGATCCATTTATGATGAAACTAAATCtgtagatgatgatgactttaatGTCATTGTCGACAGAGATTGGGGTATATATTGGCgatgtttgtttaaaaaaattactgatGAAGATATCAGAGCTTATGAGAAGGAATATGTTG GCTCGGAAGTAGAAAGACAAGATATCAAACAAGTCTATTTGACAGCCAAAGGTGACATGAATTATATAGTTGACCACGTTCAATTTGCAAGGACGGACCAAGAACCAAGAATAAGAGAGATTGTCAAT gaaATGATAAAAACTGGTGAAGTACCagagtataaaatatttactcacGAACCAGCCAGCCGCCGTCAAAAAAGAATAGCAAAAGAGAAAAAAGAGGCAAAGCTGGCAGAAGAAATGCAGAAGGAACTAAATCTGAGCTCAG GGCCAAACAGCTTGGAATTAACAATAAAGCAGAAGCAAAAAGAAAGGGCTAACCAGATTGATTCCTTTATTGAAAATTTAGCTGCAAAATATGGAGGCGGCAGCAAAAAAACAGCAACTAAACGGAAAGGAACTCCTAAGACTGAAACAAcaaccaaaaataaaagaaggaaATAg
- the LOC124631606 gene encoding zinc finger protein 830 → MSLRLQIEKQKAQEEMRRLMAERKKKNIIPTKIDNPLAKYNNTGQLMCILCNSVVRSEHVWQVHLNSKQHRENVEKAKKLKELTNNFTVGKIKHKSGSPPKDAPPEKKLKGILKNVETPQPIVQPPKNNAPQVISFHDEEIKRTPLNVPPAANSGDVPATSSTEAESVPGSEQPIPEGFFDDPILDAKVRNIEYKDPIEEEWDKFQKEIKEEATASAEIIAGEQEEATAERQIDEIDEQIRIWSKVLDLELKKEETKKTIQEMEKMSEDDIGDSENEDDIDEFLDWRAKKSYT, encoded by the exons ATGTCGCTTCGTTTACAAATAGAGAAGCAAAAGGCTCAAGAAGAGATGCGGCGGTTGATGGCTGAAaggaaaaaaaagaatataatacCTACGAAGATAGATAATCCTCTTGCAAAATACAATAACACAGGACAACTTATGTGTATCCTTTGTAATTCGGTAGTTCGGTCTGAGCATGTTTGGCAAGTGCACTTAAATAGTAAACAGCACCGAGAGAATGTTGAGAAAGCGAAGAAGCTAAAAGAACTGACAAATAATTTCACAGTTGGAAAGATCAAACATAAAAGTGGAAGTCCTCCGAAGGATGCACCAcctgaaaaaaaattgaagggaattttgaaaaatgtagaaACCCCTCAACCTATTGTTCAACCACCTAAAAACAATGCTCCTCAAGTCATTTCATTTCATGATGAAGAAATCAAAAGAACACCGTTAAATGTTCCACCTGCTGCTAACAGTGGAG ATGTTCCGGCAACAAGTTCAACAGAAGCAGAAAGCGTACCAGGATCAGAGCAACCTATCCCTGAAGGATTCTTTGATGATCCCATCCTAGATGCCAAG gTACGAAACATAGAATATAAAGACCCAATTGAAGAGGAATGGGATAAATtccaaaaagaaataaaagaagagGCAACTGCATCGGCAGAAATTATTGCGGGTGAGCAGGAAGAAGCAACTGCTGAGCGACAAATTGATGAGATCGACGAACAAATTCGGATTTGGTCTAA GGTTCTTGACCTGGAGTTAAAAAAGGAAGAAACCAAAAAAACTATACAAGAAATGGAAAAGATGAGCGAAGACGATATTGGAGATTCAGAAAATGAAGATGATATCGATGAATTTTTAGATTGGCGAGCGAAGAAATCGTATACctaa